A window from Drosophila nasuta strain 15112-1781.00 chromosome 3, ASM2355853v1, whole genome shotgun sequence encodes these proteins:
- the LOC132790998 gene encoding uncharacterized protein LOC132790998, with the protein MQLTLLPIVTCIVLSCLPISSGRALPAADSHSELNITQLKTFSLSHKARREDVSRKDIEMPMEFDTLHMPCDMDSLKLEVLMPYMPNHCIWLYNQRYQDENFYRYFKLAQLESFFFGQYFERYRRFEVDQHIF; encoded by the exons atgCAGCTTACACTCTTGCCTATAGTCACCTGCATTGTATTG AGTTGCCTGCCAATTAGCTCTGGCAGAGCGTTGCCTGCTGCTGATTCTCATTCCGAACTGAACATCACGCAGTTGAAAACCTTCTCCTTATCGCATAAAGCGAGACGCGAAGATGTTTCTAGAAAGGATATAGAAATGCCCATGGAATTCGATACGCTGCATATGCCTTGCGATATGGATTCATTAAAGTTGGAAGTGCTTATGCCGTATATGCCCAATCATTGCATCTGGCTGTATAATCAGCGCTACCAGGATGAGAATTTTTATCGCTACTTCAAGCTTGCTCAACTCGAATCTTTCTTCTTTGGGCAATACTTTGAGCGCTACAGACGCTTCGAGGTGGATCAACATATCTTCTag